In Meles meles chromosome 2, mMelMel3.1 paternal haplotype, whole genome shotgun sequence, the sequence AGGGCCAAGGTCAAATAGGCTGTATCCAAGTTCATGGGGACTGTCTCCAGGTCTGTAGCCAGGACCACAGTTGATGAGTCTGCTACCTGGACATGTGCCTGCCTTTTCAAAATGGCTTTCCTCAGTCTTGAGGTCCATTAGGGTTTCACAGTCTCCTATCTGGATCTCAGTGCTCCCACAAAGGCACTTGGTCTGTGAATGGCTGCCAAATTATTGCTGAGTGGGCGTTATGAGGGCATCTCCTGGTCCACCATCTTGCTGGAGTCCTCTTAGATTTTCTTACAGGATTGCTATTGTTCGGTTTTGTTTAATCCATCTTAAATTAGTATTTCTAGgtacacttgggtggctcagttggttgggcctctgccttgggctctggtcagaatcccagggtcctgggatcaagtcctgcatcaggcttcttgctcagcggggagcctcttcttcctctgcccctttgcctgctcatgctctctccctctcactcattctccctctctgtctgacaaataaataaataaaatcttcttaaaaattagcATTGGTATTTAAGATAGaggtgcatcttttttttttaaagattttgtttatttatttgacagacagatcacaagtagacagagaggcaggcagagagagaggaagggaagcagggtccatgctgagcagagagcccgatgcggggctcgatcccaggaccctgggatcatgacctgagctgaaggcagaggcttaacccactgagccacccaggcgccccagaggtgCATCTTTTTTAATGATAGCCCTTCCCCACTGACTTGAACTACCCTCATTGACGTATATTAAATTCTCATATACATTGAGGTCCATTTCTAGAATCGCAATTCATTTCcactgattttgtttatttgtatttgtctATTTCTAGCCTAATCCTAATTTGACTTGTTTATCATGACCTCCACTATCTCCTTAGGCAAGTACCCCTCACAGTCTTCTTTTGCAAATTTTTCTTGACTGTCAGTATTTAATATTCATTCTCCCATATAAACTTTAAGATTCAATGTCTCAGGTAAGGGTATATGTCCAGCTCAGCCTGAGTCACATGCACAGGGTAGGAAGCCAGTTTTGCAACtcctttttaaatcattaaacaCCAAAGGTCTTATTTCTAAACCTCTCTCATAATAAAGACCCTAATCGCTCCTGGGGTCTCAGACTCTCAGAACAAAAAAAGGTCCGATTACTTCTCTTCCAAGACATAGTAGAGTCGTTACTCCCTATGCCAAGAAGATAATTTATATTCCCAGGGTGAACAAAGGAACACCTCTTACTAGAGcagcagaaaagaaaacacatatgcacacatttttttaattgctgctATATCATATTAAGGAAGCTGGACTTTACCCAATGTGTAGGTATTTGGCTAGCCATTTAAGTTTTAGGTGGGACAGTCAGATCAGTTGGGCAGTGGCAACGAAGATGAATTAGAGGGGGAAGAAACTGGAGACAGGAGGTTCACTGAAGGTACGACTGCAACGTCCAAGCAAAGATGACAAAGATCTTAAATAAGGCAATCGCCAGAGGTATGGAGTAAAGAGGACAGTTTTGAAACCACTTAGCAGGTAGAATTGACAGGATCCATGACTGATGTGATGTTGAGTTAGATAAGAAACCAGAATAACTGCCTGATCTCTAGCCTGGATGACAGAGTTGATGGCGGTACAGATACATGACACCGAAGCACAGAAGAGGAGGAGGTTTGGGTGAAATATAGATAAATAAGCTTCGTTTGGAACATGTTGAATTTGAAGGTCTGTGAGACCTTGAAGTGGTGATACCCAGTTGACACGAAGATTATACTCGGATTGGAACTAAAGGGAGTGCAAGACTGAATACGTAGTTTTCGGAACCAGCAGGCTGTATGTGGTAGTAAAAAGCATGGAGGAGGAGAGCCAAGGATGGAACGCTGAGGGACATCGACTTATACCACTGGAGACAGCCAGTGTTTCTGAGAATTAGCCATTTAAGAGGCAGAAAGTGGTAACACAGAGGGTAAGGGGGAAGCAGGGTAAGAAGGAGGAGGTGGTCAGTTGTGTTGAAGGCAGCAGAGAGGCCTCAGAGGTGTCCCGTCGATTTGGCAATTACCAAATGGTCCACTTTGCTAGAGCAATTTCAGTGAATCGGAATGACAAGAAGTCAGGTTTTAAATGTAGAGTGAAGTCAAAGAATGAGGGAACGTGCCAGATATCCCCCCTTCGTCCCTCCAGATCCATGCTCTACCCTGTGCCACTCTGCTCCCTGTCCCAGATCGATGGCAACATCAACAGAATACCGTTGAGTGACTCAATTGAGTTTGGCCAATTGTGAGCTCTGGGAGGAGActggagggaagaaggaatgggGCGGGGATATATATCCCCCCCAAATCCCTCCCTGTGGAGCCTGATGCATTCATTCAACCAAAGGTCACAACTCTCTCCAGCTGGGTTCAGGTAACCGCTTCCTCCTGGCTCCCCTCAGGCCTCACTCAGAGCCGTAATAGCTCTGTTTCACTAGTTCTAGTATTCTCCACCACCCTTCGTTTTCTCTACGTGCTGCCGCACACTTCTATTACTAGTCCTTTAGTAACCTTCCACGAATCATCCTGATTTGAGCACACCCTTTATACCCTCCTGGAGCCCTGAATGTTGCAAAGGGGAAGCCTGGCCAGgaagagcaaagagagagagatacgcAAACACATGGCAGGTTTTGTCACGGGCCTTATTTTGTAAGAGCTAGAGAAATTTGGCTATACTGACCAGCTCGTGAAGTTTCAACAGCCAGGCCTATTTCAATGGTGCGATCTgataggaaggaagagaaggcgAGAGAGCTCTATGCTGGCCTCCGGAGCTGATGACTTATTGGTGGCTTCACTATTTCTTAAGACCTCCTAGAACCTGTGTTTCCAGTTTGACCAAGACAGCCCATTTGCCAGGTTTGCCCATGGCTGTGTTGGCAAGTGTTGGTCTGAGCAATGAGCTCATGGAAAAGCAGACACGGAGActaaaggagaaagaacaaaggtCAGGACCTTAACAGACCCAGGTACACACCTCAGTGCAGCAAGGTAGTGGGACAATAAACAaagtttggtgtttttttaaactttgcaaGGCTCGGTAGGAAGCAACCTCCTCACCTTGCCAATCTCCTCCCTTGCTCTCTTGTGGGTTGCTGATTTGATTGTATGGCTCTCCTTGGCCTCCTTTCGCTTTCTCAAATAATACTAAGTCCCGTTCTGCCCTTGAGCCTGAATTCTGACCTTTCCACTGCCTGCAGCCTGGCACTTTCCCCAACCCTTATCCCGGCTAACTCCTTCTCATCCTTTCAtcttaaatgtcacttcctcaaCAGGCTGACCACCTAGTCCAAACCAGACCCCTTTGTTCCTCTTCTTCAGCAACCCTGGGTTCTGCTTTCGTGTAGTCACCACATTGGAAAACATATTAAGGtggtgggacacctggctggctcagttgttaagtgtctgtctttgactcaggtcatgatcccagggccctgggatcgagtcccatattgggctccctgctcagcggggagactgcttctccctctgcctgccacaccccctgcttatgccttctttctctctctgtcagtagatgaataaaatctttaaattaaatcaaatgtATTAATGTGCAGAATTGTATTTGGAGAGTCTCCTAGATTCTCTTACAAAACTTtcacttttgtttgcttttacctCTAAGTCTTTCATTCATCTGGGATTTGTTTTCCGTGTACTGCCTGGGTTAGGAGCCCCTTCACTCCTGTGTTTCTAAAGCACTTGTTCGGACCCTTGTacagctcttcctttcacttgctCATCCACTAACAATCGCTTCACGGCCGATGACCCCACACTAAGCCCTTTATTGCATACAAAGAGAATATCCTTATCCCAAAGGATAAAAAGAGAATAATGACAGAACTTCTGGGCGCAAGGCCCAGAGAGGATCTCTTCATACCTGGGGACACAGACGCACACATGAAGACATGACAGTGTAACAGGATAAATGCTTTAATGCCACGTAATGATTATAATCATCTGGAATTGTGGCAAAGAATGTGTTTCTATTCACTTCAGTCTCTCAGTTTGTAGCGCTGTGTCTTGCCCACTGAAatcacttcataaatattttaacaattagAGTgtaaagtcttttctttttttcaagctTTCACTTTTCACCAAATTGCCAAACACATGTTCagtacttcttctttttttaattaacatataatgtattatttgcttcaggggtacaggtctgtgaatcatgagtcttacacagttcacagcactcaccataggacaTACCCTCCCCGGTGTCCATCCCCCGGCcaccctacccctcccccctcactACTTCTTAGATATCTCCACCAGTGAGTCCTACAGACATTTCCAATACAAAATGTCCTAAACAGAattctctcctccaaaacccagTCCTCCTTTACTCTTCGCTTCAGTTTTCTGGGATGGAAAGCTCAGAATCATTCTCaatgccactctctctctctgaccccacGTCCACCCTGTCACCATGTCCTGTCTGTTTAGGCCGTAAATACTTCATTTTAGGTCATAAATGACTCATTCACTTATCTCCGCCATCTTGGGTCATGCCTTCATTATCGCTTTCTTGAATTGGTAAAGAACATGTCAACAGatctctctgccttttctctcctttctctataATCTTCTAATTGCCACCAcagtcttgtttctttttttttttttttaagattttattcatttatttgcaagagaaagagagagcccaaaagtggggggaggggcagagagagagggacaggtagactcctcactgagcagggagctggatgtgggggctcaatcccaggaccctgagatcatggcctgatcaaaggcagatgcttaactgacagaaccacccaggtgcccccacagtctTGTTTCTGAAACACAAATCTGACACTATCACTCTTTCACTTAAAATCCTTTTGCAGCTCCCCAGTGTTTGGGGGATAAAGTTCAAAATTTTTAAGCATGCATCAATTGAAACACCTCAGTCTGACTGTAGACAATTCTGTCCCAAACAAAGAATGTAAAACATGGGGAAAATGATACACTCAGAGTTGTTCCTTGGGTACTATCATAGTTTTTATTGCtctaacaaattatcacaaatttagtGCCTTAAAACATCACAGAAGATGAAAAGATCCCTGGAATTTGTATCTCTAGATTTACCTCTGTGTGGCTGAATAATTTTTTCTACTTAAGTCACATTACTTTgagttttctgttatttgtaGTCAAATGCAGCCATAACTAGTTGATGCActtctataattaaaataaagaataaaaagtggTCTGATTCCCAGTTACATTTCTCTAATTCCTCATCATCCATTCAATGAGTAAGCCAAGGCCTCTGTTCTAAACTCTGCTcatactcttttcttttccctaatgCCTTCTAATCCCTAATGCCTTCTAATCTCTACCCTACTTCTTTCTCGGTTTAGCAAACTCCTGCTCATCCTTCAAAGCCCACGTTAAATGTTACACCCCTACAAAGTCTTTCCCAAGCTTTCCCTCAAACAGTTTCAACATCCTTGTTCCCACGGCATTTTGTCAATCCTTCTACTCACTTTATTTCACTGACACTATATTGTATTTGTCTAATTTCTTGACTGTGTCTGTACTGAACTGTGAGTAACACATGAGTAACTGGAGGGTCAGAGACCATGTTTCGTATTTTTTCCCTCCAAAGCTGACATGACACTCAGTATATAGTAAGTGCACAATAAATGCTTttcaaagaagtaaatataagtataaaaaaATGTCCACATGTTTAAACCAaatatccttctttctttcctaggTAAACCCCTGTCTTCTCCCCGTTTCTGttcactttgtttgtttgttctatcAGTAAAAGAAGAGTTGAGGTGGAAGCTAGGGAATGGTTATCAGTTCTTGGATCATTGTCAtcaagggggagtgggaggaatgTGACATCTGACTGAAAGTGGGAAAAAAGGTAGAGAAGCACAGGAGATAATTTAGGGCAGaaattcagaattcagaatgAGAATCCCTCAGACTCTCCTGTCTCAAATCATGATCTATCATGCTCAAAAGCATGGTGAATTTAGCAGACCTGGCCCAAACTCAGAGTCACAGTGATGAgggtctgaatcccagctccCCTTACCACCTCGTCGAATGTCGAGAAGGTAGGTCACCTCCATCTACCTTCCTCTGACAGTTTCCTTCCCTGAGAAAAAGGACTAGAAGTacctgcctggctggctcacagAGTTATTGTGAAGATCAAAAAGGATCAAACTTGTATATAAGATTTGCTCTGACACCCAACACACATGTAAATCATGTAGTTTTAGTATATGTAGGACAAACCAATAAATGCATGGTGAATaactgaatgaacaaatgaatgagccCAGTTTGCTGATTATCTTGTGTAAGTCCAAGACTAAATGCACAAACAACTCCATCTTTAGGGTTTATATAAAATACAACCACTATACATGACATCATCATCGTCATGAAGAAAGTTCTCCTCCCCATTGAATTGCTGACTCTTAGACTTTCTTCATACGGGATGAAACTTTTTATTCCATCATTTGAGAAATGACTTGAAATGCACTAGTCCTGAGAAAGGTAACATGGCAACTAAAATCGCACTAAGGAATccatgctttcattttttaaagcatgttttaATAGGGGCTATAGGTGGCCAAGGGGGgctgcagcacctgggtggctcagtcggtgaaacaACAGcaaggtttcagctcaggttgggatctcagggttgtgagatggggctcatgctcagcagggaatctcccTGCTGagagtctccctctgtcccttaaATAATTGTGTGATCCAGAAGCCAGCCACTTACCACTCTGGTAGGCTATCAAAGGTAcccttctttgtttccttcatcTTCCTACCCTTGAAATCCTGGGCCTCTTGCTtaataattgtgtttttttttttttctgctaaactCAATAGGTAGCTGTAGTAttgatttgaaattaaaaataagaagtaaacacagcagggatgcctggatggctcagtcggttgggtggccaactcttgacctcagctccaGTCTTGATCTTGGAATCCTGAGTTTGGGCCCACAGTGGGTATGGAgtccactttaaaaaaagaaagaaagaaagaaagaaggaacgaACGAATGAACAACATAACCCCTacattttagatatatatttgtttgtgtatataaattatacatatgtatttacatgcatgtatgtgtgtgtataaatctgACTTGGAAAAATATTGGAGTAGATCACGGGGAATTTTACTGATTCATCACCACACAACAAATGCTCGCTAATCTGCTCTTGCGATGATCAAGACAGTCATCACGAACACCATaatgaaaaaaacccacatgaaGAACCGGTCTATGACTTTTGCAACCTTCTTCCACTCACTCCCCTTGGAGTTGGTGGCCTTGTGGTCTTTGAGGCACTTGGCAATGTACTCAATATTCCTCGTCAGCATCTTGTACCGTGCACAGTAATTGTCAGCATCCTGCGGGTTCTCACCATGGCACCCCAAGTCATTCTTTACCagtttgtttatttccttcttcctgggaAGTCCTTTGTTTCTGTCTGTTTGCAGATTTGGCTCTGGAAGCTTGCCATATACCTTTGTGAGGTGGGTTCGCTCCCTGTCGTGGCGGGGGCTAAGGCAGCTCTCACCCACATCATAGACACACAAGACCCTGGACATGTATTTCAGGATGACGACCCTGGCCCAACGTGGCACCGGCCGGGCCTCAGCCCCACAGAAGTGGACGTTCATCACCATAATGGTCAAGGCAGTGGAAGCTGTGATCAAGGCCATTGTGGCTATGTAGTATTTGCCTGGAAAATAACCACAATCAAGTTAGCTTAAACTGTCCTCGTGTTTGgctcaaaaatacagaaaaacctTTTCTAGAAAACCTGTAGACACTAATGGTTACCAGCATAAGCTTCTGAGTCAGACTTcctagattcaaatcccagctccgtCGCTCACTCAACTTGTGGCCTGGAGCAAGTTAGATCATCCCGCTAAGCCTCagctttctcctctgtaaaatgggtataataattgGATCTAATTAATGGGAATAGGATGAGGCTTAATTGAGATGGTATGTGTAAAGTTCTCAGCACTGTCCCTTCACTGAGTTAAAGGTTTCTAAATGctgcctgagatcatgatgtgaaaAAAATTCTACTCTCAACAAACAACGATCCTGCACAGCGCTCAGAATTGACCTCAGACCTCATTACTATGGGTAAGGAAGGAGCCATTGTGTCACTGTTAGTCTTTAAGTGTGATTGCAAAAAGCAATattcatgaaaaaggaaaattaaggaaagaaataataaaggtaagGGCACAGACTTAGAAAATATAgaacccaaaaccaaaaagattaacaaaagcaaaagctgtTTGAAAAAAGGAGTAAGACTGATAAACCTTTGATAAAGCCTCTCACAGAATAGATGCAAGGTGgttggggacagagagggagggagaatgtaaaagaagaaatagcagaatagaaatttagaatataataaaataatatttagctgcatgataatatatttgaaaacctagatgaaatttctagaaatacataAGGCATCAAATTTAgtgtaagaaaaaagaacactggaaTAGAAAAGCTCCAGAGTTTGGTTTATAGGTGAGTTTTACCAGACTTTTAAAAGACAGATAGCTCATATCATGTAAGTCAAGTTgttccagaaatagaaaaagagagaaaactgtcCAGCTTAGTTTATGAAGTCACTTTAGCCTTGATTCCAAAAGTAACAGGAAAGGAAGCATTAGGGTCATTTTCCTTATAGACATATTTTAGAAAGTCATATAAAACTTGTTAACTAACTAAATCCAATAGTGTCTTAAAATGGTAATTCATCATGATGAAGGAGGATTTAACTCAACATCAGAAAACCCAACTCACTATATTAATGAGGTAAAAGAGAAAACTCAGATGATAATCTCAACAGATGAAAACAATGCATTTGATGATATGCACCACCTACTTATTTGTTAAAAGCtcaaagtaggggcacctgggtggctcagtgggttaaagcctctgccttcagctcaggtcatgatcgcagggtcctgggatcaagccctgcatcgggctctctgctcagcagggagcctgcttctcttcctctctctcagcctgcctctctgcctacttatgttctctgtcaaataaattttaaaaaatcttaaaaaaaagatattaaaaaaaataaaagctcaaaaTAAACTAAGAATAAATACAGTAAAGACTATGGGCCAGAAGCTTAGATCAAATGCTACACTTACCCAGAACACTTAAACACATTTCTATAAGATTGGAAGTGCATGTCGTAGGGGCTGCAAATAACAAATTGTTATTGTTAACAGATATGCTCTGTGtgtaccctttttaaaaagatacattttatattatcagaaacagaataaataaggTTTGTAGAATTCCTGAGATGCATCCCAAGACATCTGTCTTTAGAACTTTAGCCAACTTGCTGTTGAATGTCCCtgctaaaaaagagagagtgaccTGCCAATTGTCTTGCCTCAAATGGGACTATGATTACAGGTCATCACTGTCAATCATTTCTGTCTCAGGAGAGGTCACAGTAATGCCAGTACACCTCTTCCTCTTTATTAGTGGTGGGCGGGAGCAGTGGAGAGAACTTTCGGTGTCTAGTTCTCAAAAATGCGcgtgtgcatctgtgtgtatTTGTGTCCATGTGCTGGTGTGTCTGTGTTTTTTTCGCTTGGAGAGACATAACAAGGAAGAAATCTCCAAACATGGAAACCAGTGTGATATTGTCTGAGTATCAGGTAATATTGGATTCAGTAGAGGATAAAAGAGCAGTACGACATCACTTTCATATCTGTCTCTAAGTCTCTGCATGTTCTGAAATTCCtccttattgtttattttaatagaaattatgTCTAGCTTCTGATTTTGGTAAGCATCTGGTACAAGAGCAAGTCATGGAAGCAGAGGTCTTGGAGCCGAGTAGGTCCTTGGTGGCACTTGGTGGCATTAGGAGAGATCACAGAATGAGGtacggaggggcacctggggagctcagttcattaatctgcctttggctcagctcatgaccccagagtcctgggatcgagtcccacctccccgctcagagtggagtctacttcgccctctccctcagcccctcctcccacttgtgctcactctctctctctcaaacaagtaaataagatCCTTGTAAAAAATGAGGTAGGGAAAAGatgaggggctgggaaggggTCATAATCTCTGTCCCTAAGCCTACCCTTTATAAGGACATTCTATTAGAGCAGACTTTGGAAAATATGGTCCATCCTAAAATCACCTCAGGTTCCAAATTCTTGCCAAGATTGCCAAATTGCACTCTTTGGGCGTAGGCACCAGCATTTAAACAAGCTCTCCCACCTCTGTTATACCCAATAAAGGTTAAAGATTATTCTATTCAGGGTAGATGATGGGCTGAAAAATCCAGTCAACCATTTCTATCCTGTTTGCCACTCTTTCCCAAGAAGACATCCCATATGCTGTGAAAAGATAATAATAGTCACTACTGAAGGTAGACTTACCATATGCCAGCTTCCATGCTAAGCAACCACACAAGGAGTAGCAATTACACACACTTTCCAGGTGATGAACCAGAAACTAAAAGACTAAGTAACTAGCCTAAGATCGATCATGAAGAAACGAGTGGTAAAATCAGAGTTCAAATGCAGATTTCTTTAACTTCAAAATCAGGGCCTTAACTtctaaaccagtggaacagaaagTACATCAAAATCACCCAGAAGTCTTGTTAAATCAGATTGCCAGGACTCACCCCAGAGTGTCTAATTCAGGAAGTCTGGGGTAGgccctgagaatctgcatttcgaAAGCGAGGCTGCACTGTGGATCCAgggatcacactttgagaaccccTGCTCTAAactgtcccctcctctccctcttttgtGTAAACCCAGAGACAATAAGCCCAGTTCTGGAAAACAGCCATCTCTCTATTGAAGGACGCCAACTGAAGACACCACACGAATTATGCAGCAGCTTGTGTTGAGTCTGAAGTTGACGTAACGGTTATGAGTTTAAAGGGTCAGATGTTATCCCACTCACTACGAAGCTAGGCTCAAAGCGTAAGGCGCTTGAACTCACCTATCAGAGGGACATTTTCTGAGGCCGGCATGATCTCTGCCACCATGAGCTGAAATACAGTCATGGCCAACAGGATGGTCACTCCCAAGGAGACCTTTTCCCCAGAGGCTGCTGGGAGATAAAAACTCAAGGGAGCCAGGAAAGAGATGAGGACGCATGGGATGAGGAGGTTGACGATATAGAACGAGGACCTCCTCTTCAGAAGGAGAGTGAATGTCACATCCGGGTAAGGCTCTGAGCAGCAGCCATAGGAGATCACATTCTTTACAGCAGGCATGCCATGAACCTCCCACTCCACATCTTCGATGAGGTCAGAGAGATCTCCAGTGTCTAGGGCATTGAATATGTCCACCTGGTTGCCATTGTAAGTCCAGGAACCAAAGGTCAGGTTGCACTGCTGGTTATCAAAGGGGAAATAGGTGACATCCACCACACAGGAGCTCTTGGTGATGGCTGGCGCATCCCAGGTGATCAGCCCGTCATACCGCAGGACCACATTGGTATTCACGGGCTCAGAAGACTCATCATCAGCCCTGGAGGTCAGAGGAGGGAAATGAAAGCTGCTGGTCAAGACAACTCATCAACTTCCTTACTTTGGACAGTTCACCAACCTGTGCCCATCCCTCCAGTGTCTCTGGCAATGGATCACCATTGTCCCTGTCACCCTGGCTGAAAGCTGGATCAGCACCAATTTGCCCCTACCTCTATCTCCCATAACTACTCAGGGCCAACTCTTCTTGGATTCTTCCTTTAAAGCATCTCTGCTCTATGTCCCTTCCTCTTCATTTCCAAAGCTGTTCTCTTAGTCCAGGTATAAGGATTCAAACATCTAGATAAAAAGATCTAGGAAAGAAAGCTCTGCTTACCTGATTTTGTTAACTTTGGGCACAAGAACATTAAAATAGGCTTTTGTTGCTGCTGGAAGAGCTGTAAGTGTTTGAGAATGCAAACAAACATTCATTTTgccaagggcacctggggggctcagttggttaggcatccgactcttggtttcagctcaggtcatgatctcacggtcttgggatccagccttgcattgggctccacaatCAGTGCggagtctacttcagattctttctccctctccctcccgcttagtctctctcaaacaaataaataaaatcttttttaaaaaattcattgactCATAATCTAAGAGATAATAATTTATTCTTGATATATCTTCTTTTTGCTTTATCAACATTTACGCCTAGGtacagaatttctatttttctttagagAATGACTTCCTCCACCACCATTGTAAGGCAGATAAAATGCTGATCAAGATGCCCCAACCTCCCTTGGCCTGgggctggctgtgtgacctgagcTACATCCAAT encodes:
- the CHRNA9 gene encoding neuronal acetylcholine receptor subunit alpha-9 is translated as MNWPHSCISFCWIYFAVSRLRAVETADGKYAQKLFNDLFEDYSNALRPVEDTDKVLNVTLQITLSQIKDMDERNQILTAYLWIRQIWHDVYLTWDRDQYDGLDSIRIPSDLVWRPDIVLYNKADDESSEPVNTNVVLRYDGLITWDAPAITKSSCVVDVTYFPFDNQQCNLTFGSWTYNGNQVDIFNALDTGDLSDLIEDVEWEVHGMPAVKNVISYGCCSEPYPDVTFTLLLKRRSSFYIVNLLIPCVLISFLAPLSFYLPAASGEKVSLGVTILLAMTVFQLMVAEIMPASENVPLIGKYYIATMALITASTALTIMVMNVHFCGAEARPVPRWARVVILKYMSRVLCVYDVGESCLSPRHDRERTHLTKVYGKLPEPNLQTDRNKGLPRKKEINKLVKNDLGCHGENPQDADNYCARYKMLTRNIEYIAKCLKDHKATNSKGSEWKKVAKVIDRFFMWVFFIMVFVMTVLIIARAD